In the Pyrolobus fumarii 1A genome, one interval contains:
- a CDS encoding 6-pyruvoyl trahydropterin synthase family protein — protein MKVGVANLVFEAIHYTPEPGSTPILHGHTFRVDAEVEGTLDEHGMVVDFRLLRDTLQTILSEWNMAVILPASGHFEAHGVFNYRVKRIPYNSATTEHIALTLARELHEALCRRLGAERCRELKVRLRVWESVDRYAEVEIETK, from the coding sequence GTGAAGGTCGGTGTAGCAAATCTCGTCTTCGAAGCTATCCACTATACACCCGAGCCAGGCTCCACGCCCATACTCCACGGTCACACTTTTCGTGTAGATGCCGAGGTAGAAGGCACGCTAGACGAGCATGGCATGGTAGTAGATTTTAGATTGCTGAGAGATACTCTTCAAACGATTCTTTCCGAGTGGAACATGGCTGTTATACTACCAGCGAGCGGCCACTTTGAGGCACACGGCGTTTTTAATTATCGCGTAAAGAGGATACCCTACAATTCAGCGACAACCGAACACATAGCACTAACCCTAGCAAGAGAACTACACGAAGCTCTCTGTAGGAGACTTGGCGCGGAAAGATGCAGAGAGCTGAAAGTGCGTCTGAGGGTATGGGAGAGCGTGGATAGGTACGCTGAGGTTGAGATAGAAACCAAGTAG
- a CDS encoding flavoprotein — MESCKSGARILWVVTGAGSWLREAAGIAAALAKFHRVTIALTKAGYEVARVFGALGLLRLAAPGGYYRELVVEASASGLPVVNRVSAKSYDLVVIAPASSNTIAKIAYGVADNLASSVASQALKNRVPLAIVPSEWPDGVETELPCRVDRNLCVGCKACIPVCPVGAITLVEGKARIELQECVGCTRCVAACHVGAIKCFDRVKVRPSRIDIENLERVKMYGVVVLERPLQILKWVSSMGYCVPGSSFIGGNGGLTE; from the coding sequence GTGGAGAGTTGTAAGAGCGGTGCAAGGATACTATGGGTTGTGACTGGTGCCGGGAGCTGGCTCCGAGAAGCAGCCGGAATAGCAGCTGCTCTCGCAAAGTTTCATCGTGTAACCATTGCGTTGACTAAGGCTGGGTATGAAGTTGCAAGGGTCTTCGGGGCTCTCGGTTTATTGAGGCTCGCGGCGCCAGGCGGGTATTATCGCGAGCTTGTAGTTGAAGCGTCGGCTAGCGGCTTGCCAGTCGTGAACAGAGTATCTGCAAAGAGCTATGATCTCGTCGTTATCGCGCCTGCATCCTCCAACACTATCGCTAAGATAGCGTATGGAGTTGCGGATAACCTGGCGTCCAGCGTTGCTAGCCAGGCTTTGAAGAACCGCGTGCCTCTTGCAATTGTGCCTAGCGAGTGGCCCGACGGTGTAGAAACCGAGCTGCCGTGTCGTGTTGACAGAAACCTTTGTGTAGGCTGTAAGGCGTGTATACCGGTCTGCCCTGTAGGTGCCATAACACTCGTTGAAGGCAAGGCACGTATAGAGCTGCAAGAGTGTGTCGGGTGTACTAGGTGTGTCGCAGCATGCCACGTTGGCGCAATCAAATGCTTCGATAGGGTCAAGGTGAGGCCTAGTAGAATTGATATTGAGAACTTGGAGAGAGTGAAGATGTATGGTGTTGTGGTTCTGGAGAGGCCGCTTCAAATCCTCAAGTGGGTATCTTCCATGGGGTATTGTGTCCCGGGCTCTTCGTTTATAGGAGGGAATGGCGGGTTGACGGAGTAA
- a CDS encoding FeoA family protein: MPVPLSKLPPGTRAKVVAVLGGRGATRRAMEMGLAPGSEVEVVMVTGGPIIVRVRGSLVAVGRGLAEKVLVEPL, encoded by the coding sequence ATGCCAGTCCCACTCTCAAAGCTACCACCAGGTACACGAGCAAAGGTAGTAGCAGTCCTTGGGGGTAGAGGCGCCACCCGGAGAGCAATGGAGATGGGGCTAGCGCCTGGCTCGGAGGTAGAGGTTGTGATGGTAACAGGTGGCCCGATAATAGTACGCGTTAGGGGTTCACTAGTAGCCGTTGGACGCGGCCTAGCCGAAAAAGTGCTGGTAGAGCCACTCTAA
- a CDS encoding Snf7 family protein: MADLRDFAKNWAPEKKPGIGSKIKKMFKREPPLRLRIVQAIHMLKVQTHRLEYMIARMKERDQELFERVVEAQMEGDKLRAQVYANEVAEIRKVVKTLMTAKLALERVILRLETITSLSDAVVALAPVVGVVRELKTQLMGIVPEIALEIAEVGELLESLVIETGEYTAIASGVGAVTPEAKKILQEAATIAEQRLREEFPTLPEIPASTTAEGAKAENG, translated from the coding sequence ATGGCGGACCTACGTGACTTCGCGAAGAACTGGGCCCCCGAAAAGAAGCCTGGCATCGGCTCCAAGATAAAGAAGATGTTCAAGAGGGAGCCGCCACTCCGCCTCCGCATAGTCCAGGCCATTCACATGCTCAAGGTTCAGACCCACCGCCTGGAGTACATGATAGCGAGGATGAAAGAGAGGGACCAGGAGTTATTCGAGAGGGTTGTTGAGGCTCAGATGGAGGGTGACAAGCTACGCGCACAAGTGTACGCTAACGAGGTCGCAGAGATAAGAAAGGTAGTCAAGACGCTAATGACCGCAAAGCTAGCCCTGGAGCGCGTGATACTCAGACTCGAGACGATAACCAGCCTTAGCGACGCAGTAGTCGCCCTAGCTCCAGTGGTCGGCGTAGTTCGCGAACTGAAGACCCAACTCATGGGTATAGTGCCGGAGATCGCGCTAGAGATAGCCGAGGTTGGTGAGCTACTAGAGAGCCTAGTGATAGAGACTGGCGAGTACACCGCCATCGCTAGCGGCGTGGGCGCAGTCACACCAGAAGCAAAGAAGATCCTACAGGAGGCCGCCACTATTGCCGAGCAGAGGCTACGCGAAGAGTTCCCGACTCTTCCAGAGATACCAGCCTCCACGACAGCCGAGGGTGCAAAGGCGGAGAACGGCTAA
- a CDS encoding potassium channel family protein, whose translation MAARGEALAALATGPHKPLARYVFDILEVYLGFFAIVAALAPPSPTLYTIDFYMSLAALLAYAYRVALSPYPMSYIVMTAWEIPGMIPLVAVDTNPLASSIVRAARIARVAIMLAYGSDLARLLRGFIRGLALSPIFALFAMTITTGSLAYYAVEAGHSVHSYFDALWFTIVTITTVGYGDIVPKTTAGKALTMVLMAIGIVLWSVTIAVFSSAAARSVGRAIARELQRLERKRIQKLAGLLGYPLEATMGLVGEKDDAVTTCILAALNLPPDEFEEFLEELRKRYWAIHGHQA comes from the coding sequence GTGGCCGCCAGAGGGGAGGCGCTGGCTGCACTCGCCACTGGCCCTCACAAGCCACTGGCAAGGTACGTATTTGACATACTCGAGGTTTACCTTGGCTTTTTCGCTATAGTGGCTGCCTTGGCGCCCCCAAGCCCCACGCTTTACACCATCGACTTCTACATGAGCTTGGCTGCCCTACTAGCATATGCGTATCGTGTTGCGCTCTCCCCATACCCTATGAGCTATATCGTGATGACCGCGTGGGAGATACCAGGCATGATCCCTCTTGTTGCCGTTGACACAAACCCGCTCGCATCGAGCATTGTGAGGGCCGCTAGAATAGCCAGGGTCGCTATAATGCTGGCTTATGGGAGCGACCTTGCCAGGCTGCTACGCGGCTTCATAAGAGGGCTCGCACTCTCACCAATATTCGCGCTATTCGCTATGACGATTACCACTGGTTCACTCGCATATTATGCCGTTGAAGCGGGACACAGTGTACACTCCTATTTCGACGCCCTCTGGTTCACGATAGTCACCATAACGACCGTGGGATACGGCGATATTGTGCCTAAGACCACCGCCGGGAAAGCCCTGACAATGGTCCTCATGGCTATAGGCATAGTACTGTGGAGCGTTACTATAGCAGTGTTCTCCTCTGCAGCTGCACGGAGTGTCGGGAGGGCGATAGCCCGGGAGCTGCAAAGGCTTGAACGTAAGAGGATCCAGAAGCTAGCAGGGCTGCTTGGCTATCCTCTAGAGGCTACTATGGGGCTTGTTGGAGAAAAGGACGACGCGGTCACCACGTGCATACTTGCAGCGCTTAACCTGCCTCCAGACGAGTTTGAAGAGTTCCTGGAGGAGCTGAGAAAGAGGTACTGGGCTATCCACGGCCACCAAGCTTAA
- the gcvT gene encoding glycine cleavage system aminomethyltransferase GcvT, translating into MPLRSPLYQLHRELGAVFTVFAGWEHPVDYGSVVEEHLAVRKRVGVFDLSHLGRIIISGSDAKELLEKLVPRRLAGKPGVVDGPTAFLDEKGGFIDDVLLYPLSNGEWMIVANAASREKDIAWLQQWARRLGLDVEIRDETFSMALVAVQGPESLRVLGRVGLDVATLESLKRMEFVENLDSPFGKLRVVSRSGWTGEDGFEIYADPDTSAKLFRALVEAGARPCGLGARDSLRMEVGFPLIGDELGPDVTPIEARYWLVLDMGKVASGECVGCDAVWRRLLEGVSRVRLGVKLGKGVRLVPRKGDKILVGDVEIGRVTSGAYSPILERGIGQAYIDAGHALPGLEVVVERGKKRVKAKLVDFPLIKLGGRG; encoded by the coding sequence GTGCCGTTACGCAGTCCCCTCTACCAGTTGCACCGTGAGCTTGGTGCGGTATTCACTGTGTTCGCGGGTTGGGAGCATCCGGTCGACTATGGCAGTGTTGTTGAGGAGCATCTTGCCGTGCGTAAGCGAGTTGGAGTCTTCGATTTGAGCCACTTGGGTAGGATAATAATCTCGGGAAGTGACGCGAAAGAGCTTCTCGAGAAGCTCGTGCCGCGTAGACTTGCCGGAAAACCTGGTGTTGTTGACGGTCCGACTGCCTTCCTTGACGAGAAGGGGGGTTTCATTGACGATGTGCTGCTCTACCCACTGTCTAACGGCGAGTGGATGATAGTCGCTAATGCCGCTAGTAGGGAGAAGGATATCGCGTGGCTCCAGCAGTGGGCTAGGAGGCTCGGCCTCGATGTTGAGATAAGGGATGAGACGTTCAGCATGGCGCTTGTGGCTGTTCAGGGTCCGGAGTCTCTCCGAGTACTTGGCCGTGTCGGTCTCGATGTGGCGACACTCGAGTCGCTAAAGAGGATGGAGTTTGTTGAGAATCTTGACTCGCCGTTCGGGAAGTTGCGTGTCGTGTCCAGGAGTGGATGGACTGGTGAGGATGGCTTCGAGATATATGCGGATCCTGATACATCTGCAAAGCTCTTCCGTGCACTTGTCGAGGCTGGTGCACGCCCATGCGGGTTGGGCGCCAGAGACTCACTGCGCATGGAGGTGGGTTTCCCCCTCATAGGCGACGAGCTTGGCCCTGATGTTACGCCAATCGAGGCCAGGTATTGGCTTGTGCTTGATATGGGCAAGGTTGCTAGCGGCGAGTGTGTTGGATGCGATGCCGTATGGAGAAGACTCCTTGAGGGTGTTTCGCGTGTAAGGCTGGGCGTTAAGCTTGGCAAGGGGGTTAGGCTAGTACCGCGTAAAGGCGACAAAATACTCGTTGGCGATGTGGAGATAGGTAGAGTGACTAGTGGCGCCTACTCGCCCATATTGGAGAGGGGCATAGGCCAAGCGTACATTGACGCGGGGCACGCTCTGCCCGGGCTAGAGGTTGTCGTCGAGAGGGGCAAGAAGCGCGTGAAAGCCAAGCTAGTCGACTTTCCATTGATTAAGCTTGGTGGCCGTGGATAG
- a CDS encoding histone deacetylase family protein has product MSVGAPLPVTWSERFTKFFFSSSDEVNKAWMERMKTYRRYLDETGLARCCVEFLEPREAPLEHIKWVHDEEFVEMLLEADKLPSAVVIDYGDTRAYPGFLKDLLLIIGGEEILLDHLVERGRVAGYQPFGGLHHAASRRASGFCPANDIAVLIEYARRKYGWNRFAVIDIDVHHGDGTQSIYWNDPTVLAISFHGYSPGFYPGTGNYNELGGDRAKGTKLNVPLPPGTGDKAFLTVFERLVPEALRIYRPRLIVAQLGVDGHRDDPLGILMLTTTSYVQATKMLREVAEEIGAVLVGVGGGGYGVSASRAMIAETVGLIGGLDKLPPDVRVRVEELMDPEPTSDPPQRVQSLVELADLLLQKLEEAVAPEEEEEEN; this is encoded by the coding sequence ATGAGCGTGGGAGCCCCCTTACCAGTAACGTGGAGTGAGAGGTTCACGAAGTTTTTCTTCTCAAGTAGCGATGAAGTCAACAAGGCCTGGATGGAGCGCATGAAGACATATCGGCGCTACCTTGACGAGACCGGGCTGGCACGATGCTGCGTAGAGTTCTTGGAGCCACGCGAGGCCCCATTAGAGCACATAAAATGGGTGCATGACGAGGAGTTTGTAGAGATGCTCTTAGAGGCTGATAAGCTACCGTCAGCAGTCGTGATAGACTATGGTGATACGCGTGCCTATCCCGGCTTCCTCAAAGACCTCCTACTGATAATAGGCGGTGAGGAGATACTTCTGGACCACCTTGTGGAGAGGGGACGTGTAGCCGGCTACCAGCCTTTTGGAGGCCTCCATCACGCGGCAAGTAGGAGAGCTTCAGGATTCTGCCCCGCCAACGACATTGCGGTTCTAATAGAATACGCTAGGAGGAAGTACGGCTGGAATAGGTTCGCCGTGATAGATATAGACGTGCATCATGGTGACGGTACACAAAGCATATACTGGAACGACCCCACAGTACTCGCGATAAGCTTCCATGGCTACTCGCCAGGCTTCTATCCCGGCACTGGCAACTACAATGAACTGGGAGGCGACCGCGCCAAAGGCACAAAGCTCAATGTCCCGCTTCCGCCCGGCACGGGCGACAAAGCATTTCTTACAGTATTCGAGCGGCTTGTGCCAGAAGCACTCCGCATATACCGTCCAAGACTCATAGTGGCGCAGCTAGGGGTGGATGGCCACCGAGACGATCCTCTAGGCATACTGATGCTAACAACAACTAGCTATGTACAAGCAACCAAGATGTTGAGAGAAGTTGCTGAAGAGATAGGTGCTGTTCTTGTCGGAGTAGGTGGTGGGGGCTATGGTGTTAGCGCGTCGCGTGCAATGATAGCAGAGACTGTAGGACTCATAGGCGGGCTTGACAAACTACCTCCCGATGTAAGGGTAAGGGTAGAAGAGCTAATGGATCCTGAACCGACAAGTGATCCGCCGCAACGCGTGCAAAGCTTAGTGGAGCTAGCGGATCTTCTCCTCCAGAAGCTTGAGGAGGCGGTAGCCCCAGAGGAGGAAGAGGAAGAGAACTAA
- the lysS gene encoding lysine--tRNA ligase produces the protein MIALKQLEERWGWYRHWIEELAEEVERFLEERKREEGKEEFVFNGGLSVSGLQHVGRLRGEVVIPEVVRRILEARGWRIRQFITLYTQDAWKGKEPQCAQFPDPREACGKYTGWPLIRVPDPKGCHDNWVDHYWEDFGPYLKDFTDGKVEVVTTTDLYRGSLLDFTRLSIEKREEIRKILNKYRGRNPYPPGWIPFEPICARCGRIDTTESIEIKGDTVVYKCKHCGYTGEAPLTEGKLNWRLEWVGVWWALRVDFEPYGKDHAMPGGSRDSAKDLAVNVFRMKPPMGTPYEWVAYRDPATGEETDMSSSDFKGFTPREWLEVAHPEVLRFLYLRVPPMRKVTLSLRDIPNYYNAWYQAERIFYGAESTGDKEQDAHLAKSYFYSLLSWENIPDKLPAQPPYTHVAILAWLLRKLDDNEAFEEALKRLQRTGHMPRDPTSYDVERLRALIPRARRWMEKYAPSQMRVDILEEPPSVELPDWVREKFEKAASLLEALEDWNEENIKNALMKATEDLDAKKRREFYRWFYKIFVGRDSGPRAAPLLSLLDRNIVVKRLRLQA, from the coding sequence ATGATCGCGTTGAAACAGTTAGAGGAGCGCTGGGGTTGGTATCGCCATTGGATAGAGGAGCTAGCAGAGGAAGTTGAGAGGTTCCTGGAGGAGCGTAAACGGGAGGAGGGCAAGGAGGAGTTTGTATTTAACGGCGGCTTGAGCGTCTCGGGACTTCAGCATGTTGGGAGGCTTCGCGGCGAGGTCGTAATACCAGAGGTTGTTCGACGCATTCTTGAAGCGCGCGGATGGAGGATAAGACAGTTCATCACTCTCTACACGCAGGACGCGTGGAAAGGCAAAGAGCCACAGTGTGCGCAGTTCCCAGACCCACGCGAGGCCTGCGGAAAGTACACCGGATGGCCTTTGATACGCGTGCCGGATCCCAAAGGTTGCCACGACAACTGGGTTGATCATTACTGGGAGGACTTTGGCCCCTATCTCAAAGACTTCACTGATGGGAAGGTAGAAGTTGTAACAACTACCGACCTGTACCGTGGAAGTCTACTCGATTTCACGAGGCTTAGTATCGAGAAGCGTGAGGAGATACGGAAGATTCTCAACAAGTACCGTGGGAGGAACCCGTACCCACCCGGCTGGATACCATTCGAGCCTATCTGCGCGAGGTGCGGGAGGATCGACACTACAGAATCCATCGAGATCAAGGGCGACACCGTAGTATACAAGTGTAAGCATTGCGGGTATACGGGGGAGGCCCCGCTAACCGAGGGCAAGTTGAACTGGAGGCTAGAGTGGGTCGGTGTCTGGTGGGCGCTAAGAGTAGACTTCGAGCCATACGGCAAGGACCACGCAATGCCAGGTGGTAGCAGAGACTCCGCCAAGGATCTCGCAGTGAACGTCTTCCGGATGAAACCGCCGATGGGCACGCCCTACGAGTGGGTCGCTTACAGGGACCCCGCAACGGGCGAAGAGACAGACATGTCCAGCAGCGACTTCAAGGGCTTCACGCCTCGCGAGTGGCTAGAGGTGGCCCATCCTGAGGTGCTCCGCTTCCTATACCTCCGCGTACCTCCCATGAGGAAAGTGACGCTCAGCCTACGCGACATACCAAACTACTACAATGCGTGGTACCAGGCTGAACGCATATTCTACGGTGCCGAGTCGACCGGCGACAAAGAGCAAGATGCTCATCTAGCGAAGAGCTACTTCTACAGCCTGTTATCCTGGGAGAACATACCAGATAAGCTGCCTGCGCAACCCCCATACACACACGTTGCCATCCTGGCATGGCTGCTCCGCAAGCTGGACGATAATGAGGCGTTTGAGGAGGCGCTGAAGAGGCTGCAGCGCACTGGCCACATGCCACGCGACCCGACAAGCTATGACGTTGAGAGGCTACGTGCACTGATTCCTCGTGCACGTCGCTGGATGGAGAAGTATGCACCGAGCCAGATGAGAGTGGATATACTCGAGGAGCCGCCTAGCGTCGAGCTACCAGACTGGGTGCGAGAGAAGTTCGAGAAAGCAGCATCGCTACTAGAGGCGCTCGAGGACTGGAACGAGGAGAACATAAAGAACGCTCTCATGAAGGCTACGGAAGACCTTGACGCGAAAAAGAGGCGCGAATTCTACCGCTGGTTCTACAAGATATTCGTAGGTCGTGATAGTGGCCCGAGAGCAGCTCCACTACTATCACTGCTGGACAGGAACATTGTCGTCAAGAGGCTGAGGCTACAAGCATAA
- a CDS encoding 6-hydroxymethylpterin diphosphokinase MptE-like protein yields MVKRSDTSDSLVYHSFAKPSKQLILEILEAIRASLGFDPLADRRAAVLLETLLYEAMSEERLASIRDIKAIVEGRLVSVVASGACLEKEANLIEGVIIAADGATSVLLHMGFDCPDIIVTDLDGPLEDILWCAYRGSLIVVHAHGDNAWLLHEIVPRTPLVAGSVQVEPLLGLAMLLPGFTDGDRAAWLAHVAGASKIRLVGWCPDAPQHPLSKRLVNPLKRRKLVIAEKLLEMLKGYRGEL; encoded by the coding sequence ATGGTCAAGCGTAGCGATACTAGCGATAGTCTCGTATATCACTCCTTCGCGAAACCATCGAAGCAACTTATCCTCGAGATACTTGAGGCCATACGGGCTAGTTTAGGTTTCGACCCACTTGCTGATCGTAGAGCAGCTGTGCTCCTCGAGACCCTCCTCTATGAGGCTATGAGCGAGGAGCGCTTAGCGAGCATTAGGGACATCAAAGCAATCGTTGAGGGACGCCTAGTAAGCGTGGTTGCAAGCGGCGCCTGTCTAGAAAAGGAAGCTAATCTCATCGAGGGGGTCATCATAGCTGCTGATGGCGCTACGAGCGTCTTACTACACATGGGCTTCGATTGCCCAGATATCATCGTGACCGATCTAGACGGGCCCCTCGAAGATATACTATGGTGTGCCTATCGCGGCTCGTTGATAGTCGTGCACGCGCATGGCGATAATGCATGGCTGCTCCACGAAATCGTGCCAAGAACGCCTCTCGTAGCTGGTAGTGTCCAGGTTGAGCCTTTGCTCGGCCTGGCTATGCTGCTGCCAGGCTTCACCGACGGTGATAGGGCAGCTTGGCTAGCGCACGTGGCAGGCGCATCAAAGATAAGACTCGTAGGTTGGTGTCCAGATGCACCTCAACACCCGTTATCAAAGAGGCTTGTTAACCCCCTTAAGCGTAGAAAACTAGTAATTGCAGAGAAGCTACTCGAGATGCTCAAGGGATATCGTGGAGAGTTGTAA
- a CDS encoding 50S ribosomal protein L10, which translates to MALRIAFKRTRPIPEWKKKEVEELTRLIKSYKVIAIADLTGIPAAQLHRIRKKLREKYGEDKIKLRVAKNKLFKLALERAGIDASKFEPYLTGNNIFIFANINPFELAMILDKERARAPAKPGMKAPTEIVVPAGNTGLQPGPIMSVFSKLRIPIRVQEGTIWIAKDTVVAKPGDVISEELASLLQKLGIEPVEIYLKLKMAYEDGVVIPAEHLYINIDEYRQRVEEAVRHALWVGVEIAYPEPEVMKLAIPVAVRRAFAVAAEAGYVTPETAEFVLRTAVAKALAVVAALGDKAKELGIEVQVAAPAAAAPAATEEKEEEKKEEEEKKEEGVSEEELAGGLESLFGF; encoded by the coding sequence GTGGCGCTTCGCATAGCGTTCAAGAGGACTAGGCCGATACCAGAGTGGAAGAAGAAGGAGGTTGAAGAACTAACCAGGCTGATAAAGAGCTACAAGGTTATCGCGATCGCGGACCTGACGGGTATACCAGCGGCGCAGTTGCACCGTATACGTAAGAAGCTACGCGAGAAGTATGGCGAGGACAAGATAAAGCTGCGTGTTGCTAAGAACAAGTTGTTCAAGCTCGCTCTCGAAAGGGCGGGTATAGATGCCAGCAAGTTTGAGCCTTATCTGACTGGCAACAACATATTCATCTTCGCTAACATAAACCCGTTCGAACTCGCAATGATACTAGACAAGGAGAGGGCAAGGGCGCCAGCAAAGCCGGGTATGAAGGCGCCCACTGAGATAGTCGTGCCAGCTGGCAACACGGGTCTCCAGCCAGGTCCAATCATGAGCGTGTTTAGCAAGCTCCGTATCCCGATACGTGTGCAGGAAGGCACCATCTGGATTGCAAAGGATACTGTTGTAGCCAAGCCAGGTGACGTGATAAGCGAGGAGCTCGCGTCGCTCCTCCAGAAGCTTGGCATAGAGCCTGTAGAGATATACCTAAAGCTCAAGATGGCCTATGAGGATGGTGTGGTTATCCCAGCAGAGCACCTCTACATCAACATTGACGAGTATAGACAGCGCGTCGAGGAGGCTGTAAGACATGCGCTGTGGGTGGGTGTAGAGATAGCATACCCAGAGCCCGAGGTGATGAAGCTAGCGATACCGGTTGCAGTAAGGCGCGCATTCGCTGTGGCAGCCGAAGCTGGTTACGTGACACCAGAGACGGCAGAGTTCGTACTAAGGACGGCAGTTGCGAAGGCACTAGCAGTCGTCGCCGCCCTAGGCGACAAGGCAAAGGAGCTAGGCATCGAGGTGCAAGTGGCTGCTCCGGCTGCGGCTGCGCCAGCTGCTACCGAGGAGAAGGAGGAAGAGAAGAAGGAAGAGGAGGAAAAGAAGGAAGAGGGCGTCAGCGAGGAGGAGCTCGCCGGCGGTCTCGAGAGCCTATTCGGCTTCTAA
- a CDS encoding DUF447 domain-containing protein gives MIYETIASIATLDHGCRFTPLGVVRDGDMLYAWLYPGTTLYNATLGGCVVLSVPSDPIDYARVLFGEARTENQEYCCPTLSNPYLVIEARVESIEMDGYKKRLTLRPVRAAKVSDPEPFTRLASCLVELLIAYTRVKVFDDCSEKLAHYRSVEPCISFLERRARGEYLTWFKRILASINAHLDACRGVG, from the coding sequence GTGATATACGAGACTATCGCTAGTATCGCTACGCTTGACCATGGTTGTCGCTTCACGCCCCTGGGTGTGGTACGCGACGGGGATATGCTATACGCATGGCTCTACCCTGGTACAACGCTCTACAATGCAACGTTAGGAGGCTGTGTTGTGCTTTCGGTCCCCTCGGACCCTATCGACTATGCTAGAGTGTTATTCGGGGAGGCACGCACCGAGAACCAAGAGTACTGTTGCCCTACTCTCTCCAATCCTTACCTCGTGATAGAGGCTAGGGTTGAGAGTATAGAAATGGATGGATACAAGAAGAGGTTGACACTAAGGCCGGTTAGAGCTGCTAAAGTGAGCGACCCGGAGCCGTTCACGCGCCTAGCCTCCTGTCTAGTCGAGCTGTTAATCGCTTACACGCGTGTAAAGGTATTCGACGATTGCAGCGAGAAGCTCGCGCACTATAGGAGCGTAGAGCCTTGCATCTCATTCCTTGAGAGGAGAGCGAGAGGCGAATATCTAACATGGTTTAAGAGAATATTGGCAAGCATTAACGCTCACCTGGATGCTTGTAGAGGCGTGGGGTAG
- a CDS encoding nucleoside phosphorylase: protein MPFGKQMFTGCSREDVAPAVLLTSLEEVYEEASNKLKSVSGEVRGRGGFASRKGKYHNIEIMVMKTPIGAPATAIALEELYRLGARIFVKVDTALGLQRKLRPGTLIVPIAAVRAESVSKYYAPAEYPAIPSYKFLQVLDKVTVRGSGVEPTPTVVMSTDMFYLTVREEYERWAKLVGAVDMDTAALYTIAQVRGLHAGALLVIDSSVWSGPREEVWLEESEESVVKTREEVISTLRTAVNLGLEALIVMYEYLKSEKAIERLEKTRGQKRLVSL from the coding sequence TTGCCTTTCGGCAAACAGATGTTCACTGGGTGTAGTAGGGAGGATGTTGCGCCAGCCGTGCTTCTAACGAGCCTTGAGGAGGTCTACGAGGAGGCTAGTAATAAGCTGAAGAGCGTGTCTGGCGAGGTTCGCGGGCGCGGGGGCTTCGCATCCCGTAAGGGCAAGTATCACAACATCGAGATCATGGTGATGAAGACGCCTATAGGTGCGCCTGCGACAGCCATCGCGCTAGAGGAGCTGTACAGGCTAGGTGCTAGGATATTTGTAAAGGTTGATACAGCGCTGGGCTTGCAGAGGAAGCTGCGCCCAGGCACCCTCATAGTGCCTATTGCTGCCGTGCGTGCCGAGAGTGTATCAAAGTACTATGCGCCGGCCGAGTACCCTGCAATACCAAGCTACAAGTTCCTCCAGGTGCTAGACAAGGTGACCGTGCGCGGTAGTGGCGTAGAGCCCACCCCGACGGTGGTAATGAGCACCGACATGTTCTATCTAACGGTACGAGAGGAGTACGAGAGGTGGGCTAAGCTCGTTGGAGCTGTAGATATGGATACAGCCGCGCTATACACCATCGCGCAGGTAAGAGGTCTTCATGCTGGCGCGCTGCTCGTGATAGACAGTAGCGTGTGGAGCGGGCCGCGCGAGGAGGTCTGGCTAGAGGAGAGTGAAGAGAGTGTTGTGAAGACGCGTGAAGAAGTGATAAGTACGCTGCGCACGGCAGTCAACCTTGGTCTTGAGGCTCTCATAGTGATGTACGAGTATCTGAAGTCGGAGAAGGCTATTGAGCGACTGGAGAAGACACGTGGACAGAAGAGGCTTGTCTCGCTATGA